The proteins below come from a single Drosophila kikkawai strain 14028-0561.14 chromosome 3R, DkikHiC1v2, whole genome shotgun sequence genomic window:
- the LOC108083919 gene encoding sodium/potassium-transporting ATPase subunit beta-1, with the protein MPEELMVPAGTYKLTKQFRREQMRRHKKDLPWSKRVFDLDEKRLFGRTLWGWTRITLFYLTLYILIALIVIFWLAIFKYAIIPKDHPVWLKKAPGVSLVPHNESTLKFFPNEPTTIYPIADKIEEFLNGLRDNAMDYFSDFNADELWGYREGKPCIFVKLNKVIGFEPNTIDTPEELPKGAPPELRDVIRKHGGAPRIWLSCMTKGNGPQPTVLYYPGPFFDTTGTMTGVQRVVAVQLSNFPANSDVDVHLTVWAHNIQIEEKYNGKGHARLTLHRVLQAPLKSPEARLKTLSVARNSGGRPAPNGSPRSYKRFRTKPVTTAPKEPFSYIGRERNASPPRTLADARNSGPENILIAEPRSYKGVGAKPVTIAPKEPFSYIGRWRNDSLGLFLVFPSFATKPIDQN; encoded by the coding sequence ATGCCCGAGGAATTGATGGTCCCCGCGGGGACGTACAAACTGACGAAGCAGTTCCGCCGAGAGCAAATGCGCCGCCACAAGAAGGACCTGCCCTGGTCAAAGCGGGTGTTTGACCTGGACGAGAAAAGGCTGTTCGGTCGCACCCTCTGGGGCTGGACGCGTATCACCCTGTTCTATTTGACCCTCTACATCCTCATAGCTTTGATAGTTATTTTCTGGTTAGCCATCTTTAAGTACGCAATCATCCCGAAGGACCATCCGGTCTGGCTTAAGAAAGCGCCGGGCGTGTCGCTGGTGCCACATAACGAAAGCACCTTGAAGTTTTTTCCCAATGAGCCCACGACAATCTACCCAATTGCGGATAAGATCGAGGAGTTCCTGAATGGTCTGAGGGACAACGCCATGGATTACTTCAGCGATTTCAATGCAGACGAGCTGTGGGGCTACAGAGAGGGAAAGCCGTGCATCTTTGTCAAGCTGAACAAGGTGATCGGTTTTGAGCCGAACACCATCGACACCCCCGAGGAACTGCCCAAAGGGGCGCCTCCCGAGCTAAGGGACGTCATACGCAAGCACGGCGGCGCTCCCAGAATCTGGCTCAGCTGTATGACGAAGGGTAATGGGCCGCAACCCACAGTCCTGTACTATCCGGGCCCTTTTTTCGACACCACCGGCACGATGACGGGTGTGCAGCGCGTGGTCGCTGTGCAGCTGAGCAACTTTCCGGCCAACTCGGACGTCGACGTCCACCTTACGGTCTGGGCCCACAACAttcaaatagaagaaaagTACAATGGCAAGGGCCACGCCAGGCTAACTCTGCATAGGGTCCTGCAAGCCCCCCTAAAATCGCCTGAGGCGCGCCTAAAGACGCTCTCTGTTGCCCGTAACTCGGGAGGGAGACCCGCTCCGAATGGTAGCCCCAGATCGTACAAAAGATTCAGGACTAAGCCGGTAACCACAGCTCCCAAGGAGCCGTTCAGTTATATAGGACGTGAGAGAAACGCTTCACCCCCAAGGACACTGGCTGATGCCCGCAATTCGGGTCCGGAAAATATATTGATTGCTGAGCCAAGATCGTACAAAGGTGTCGGTGCCAAACCGGTTACCATAGCTCCGAAGGAGCCATTTAGTTATATAGGACGTTGGAGAAACGATTCACTTGGGCT